GTCGGGGGGAAGTTCCGGTGTTTTGGGAAGGGGATGCGATAGGAGATGGGAAGCGAGAGTAGGGGGATATGAGACGGGAGGAGTGTATGAGCGGGATTGGGTTAATCCAGCGAAACGAGCAGATTCAAGGAATGATTTGGCAACGGTTTCCGCATTGGTTTTGGTAAAGCGGTGCTTGAGGACGAGTTGGTTAGTTAGATTGATGTCAGATGGCAGGCCTCCGCCAGTAGTTTCATATTGATTGAGTAACCCTTGAAAGATAGTCGGACGACTGAGCGCTTCACGGAGAGCGTGTTGGCGATCTGATTCGTCGGTTGAATGGTCAATGCGAAGAAAAAGATCGCTAACGCGAAGATCTTTGCCGACGGGTTCGAGGAAGCCATATTGGCGAAGACTGCTTAGCTTGCGGTTGAAGGGGCCAGATTGCGCCGCCAAAGACAGATGTTCGGCTATGGACTCTCGGCTTATAGGGACCTGATTTTCTATCCGAAAGATCTTACGAGCGTCTTCTAACGCTTCTTGCACGCTATACGCAGGAGCATTTGGACTTTTTTGGCGGATCCCTTTTGGCTTGTCCACAATATTTTCCATAAGATCCCTTTGCTTTTAGAATTATTCACATATTTTTCGGCCTGTGAAAAGAGCAAGGTAAAGCCATTTTACTTGACTAGAGTAAGGACAAATTTTAATTAGACAAAAAAGAAATAAAAAATAATTAATTGCTATTAAATAAGCCTAAAAAGAATAAAAATCTCGTAAATGTCTCTTATTAAAGGAAGAGGGGGTGAGGGGAAGGTGATCTGAGGCGGTTAGGTTTGTGACGTTGGGTTGGGCTGAGGATTGTATTTGGCGAATGGGAGAGACAAAAATTTGTGAATTGAGTGGCGAGTATGGCTAGATAGAAATGGCAGATGTGGCGCCGTGGTGTCGTGGAATAGGGGATGCTTTAAGGGGGCGGCGGTTTGGCTTTTCGAGGACTTTTGTGGGGTTGCCGCTCACGGGGGCACTGCGCTTTGCTCCGCTGCGCTTCGCACGCGAGTGCCCCCGTGAGCTTCGTTGGGATGCGGTAGTAAAGGAGGGTGGTGGGAGATAAGAGGTGTGGGGTAGTGATGGAGATTGAATTGGGGTGGTTCACGCGAATGCTGAGAGCTTACGCTGGAGGATGCGGGTGTTTCAGGGACTGTGTAGGTAATGCGTGGGGCTCTGTAAGGTCAGGAGTGCGCGAGGCGTAGTAAGTCGGTGAGGGCCATCGGGGAGTTCGAGATATGAAGTTACAGGGAGCGACAGCACTTATCACTGGAGCTGGACGGCGTTTAGGTCGCGCGATTGCTCTTGCTCTGGCCGAGCGAGGAGTTGATCTCATCTTGCATATGCACTCAGCGTCTGAGGATGTAGTAGCGGAGATAGAAAAACGGGGTGGCCGAGCGGAGATTGTGAGAGTGGATTTGTCAACAGCTGGTGGAGCTGAGACATTGGTGCAGGAGGTGCTCCGACGTACTGGAAAAGTTGATGTGTTGGTGAATAGCGCTGCCGTATTTGGGGCGAATACGATACAGACGCTTTTGGTGGCGGAATGGCGGAAGGTGTTGCGCGTAAACCTAGAGGCACCATTGATTCTGGCAGTTCGACTCGGACGCATCATGCACGAGCAGCGGGGTGGGAAGATTATCCAACTTGGGGATTGGAGTGGTCAGCGACCGGTGCGTCACTATCTTCCCTATTGTGTAACGAAGGGAGGGGTACATATGTCGACAGCGGCGTTAGCGAAAGCATTCGCACCGCACGTGCAGGTGAATGAACTGATTTTGGGGCCAGTGTTGCCGCCAGTGGACTACGATGCAGGTTCCTTGCAGCGGCTTATCGGGACTACTCCGTTGCGGCGCTTAGGGACACCTGAAGACGTGCTTCGCATATTGATGTTTCTGCTTGACGAAGGGGACTTCGTGACGGGCGCATCTTACGTGGTTGATGGTGGATGGCTTGCGCAGCCGCCGGGAGGGATGGAGACTTCACTATAAGTGTTACGACAGGGGGAACCCGGAGCGAAGGTATAACGGTAGCGGCGTTCGGTTTGGGAATACGCAAGAACACTCGAAGAGCAGGTGCCGTACCCATCCAAGTGAATACAGACGCTTGCTCGTGGATCTGGGTCGGGAGCATGGGTTGCAAGAAGGGGATGAAGTTGGGCGCAGATGTCGGAGAAAGCCAGTGGCTGGGCTGGAGTGAGAAGGGGAAGGCGCGCGAAGTCTGGACTTGAGCGTTTGGTGCGTGGGCAACTGAGGTCGTTGAGGTTGTAGTTGGTCAGGAGATGGAAGCCTGGACGAAGCGGTTGCGTCTCGAAGAGGGGTGCTTGGGCGTGAATAACAAACGCTTCAGTGTGATCGGCGATCAGCAGATTGAAAGGATTGTAGTCACTCGGGGATTGGGCGTTGACATAGTCGACTGCCTGACGGACTGACGAATACTTGAGGGCTTCAAGGCAAAGCAGGCCACGTGAACGGCAGTGGGGGTCAGCAGTGCGACCGGTATGGCGATTGAGGATGGCTGCAATCATGCCATGTTCATTGACTGCGAGCCACGTTCCACCGGCAAGTAAGTCTTGACCACCGTAGATCCATGGGCTCGACGAGAGTTGGCGAGGAGTCGCAGAAGGTCGAGAGAGGGACTCGTCGCGGTTTGCGGCAGCAACAATGGGGTAATGAGGAAATGATTGGAAGTAAAAGGCAAGCGTACACATGGGGGCGAATTATAGGAAAAGAACTCCTGCGTATGCAAGGGTGCTACGAGGAGCGGAGGATGGACTACGTCTTAGTGTGGGAGGCCGTTGGCGGGCGCGCCTTGTCATAGGCTTTTTGCATGTGCTAGGGTGTGACAAATTTACGGCCAGGGAGGGAGAATGTTCACTTCGATCGAGGATGTTATTAACAAGTTCGCAGAGCAAAAATATATCTGCAATCAGCGGATTGCCACGATTGTGTATCTCGCGAACCATCTGCGAAAACCGATCCTGGTCGAAGGGCCGGCTGGGGTAGGAAAGACCGAACTCGCGAAAGTAGTCGGCGAAGCTTTGCACTGTGATTTGGTACGGTTGCAGTGTTATGAAGGCTTGGATGAAGCGAAGGCGCTGTACGAGTGGGAATACGCGAAGCAGCTTCTGTATACGCAAATTCTGAAGGATAAAATTGGCGAGGTGATTGAAGGGACTCGGAACCTTGCAGAAGCAGTCGATCGGATTGGCACTCAAGATAGCGTATTCTTTTCGCAGCGATTCATTTTGCCACGGCCGTTGTTGCAAGCGATATCAGCAGAGAAACAGCTCGTGCTCCTCATTGATGAGATCGATAAATCTGACAGTGAGTTTGAAGCCTTCTTATTAGAAGTGCTGAGCGATTTTCAAGTGAGCGTGCCGGAACTTGGGACCATCCGAGCAAAGCAGATTCCGCTCGTGGTGCTGACTAGCAATAATGCCCGAGAAATGTCGGATGCGTTGAAACGGCGTTGCTTACATCTTTATATCGACTTTCCTGATCGTGAGCAGGAACTGGCGATTGTAAAGATGAAAGTTCCAGGGATTGCGGAAAAGCTAGCGGAAG
Above is a window of Deltaproteobacteria bacterium DNA encoding:
- a CDS encoding SDR family oxidoreductase yields the protein MKLQGATALITGAGRRLGRAIALALAERGVDLILHMHSASEDVVAEIEKRGGRAEIVRVDLSTAGGAETLVQEVLRRTGKVDVLVNSAAVFGANTIQTLLVAEWRKVLRVNLEAPLILAVRLGRIMHEQRGGKIIQLGDWSGQRPVRHYLPYCVTKGGVHMSTAALAKAFAPHVQVNELILGPVLPPVDYDAGSLQRLIGTTPLRRLGTPEDVLRILMFLLDEGDFVTGASYVVDGGWLAQPPGGMETSL
- a CDS encoding NRDE family protein, encoding MCTLAFYFQSFPHYPIVAAANRDESLSRPSATPRQLSSSPWIYGGQDLLAGGTWLAVNEHGMIAAILNRHTGRTADPHCRSRGLLCLEALKYSSVRQAVDYVNAQSPSDYNPFNLLIADHTEAFVIHAQAPLFETQPLRPGFHLLTNYNLNDLSCPRTKRSSPDFARLPLLTPAQPLAFSDICAQLHPLLATHAPDPDPRASVCIHLDGYGTCSSSVLAYSQTERRYRYTFAPGSPCRNTYSEVSIPPGGCASHPPSTT
- a CDS encoding MoxR family ATPase encodes the protein MFTSIEDVINKFAEQKYICNQRIATIVYLANHLRKPILVEGPAGVGKTELAKVVGEALHCDLVRLQCYEGLDEAKALYEWEYAKQLLYTQILKDKIGEVIEGTRNLAEAVDRIGTQDSVFFSQRFILPRPLLQAISAEKQLVLLIDEIDKSDSEFEAFLLEVLSDFQVSVPELGTIRAKQIPLVVLTSNNAREMSDALKRRCLHLYIDFPDREQELAIVKMKVPGIAEKLAEEVVEVVQGIRKLDLKKVPSISETLDWAKALTLLNVDKLEEQVVNETLNTILKYEGDVRKAEAELKEYLQKQKTKATKAGAGQSDKDLLH